Sequence from the Gemmatimonadota bacterium genome:
TCGCGTTCGGGCGCGGTGGTGTTCCGGCCGGACGAAACCGGCGGAACGAGCCCCCGCACGCCGGACAGTGGACCGCGGCGCCGCGGTAGTAGAGTCGGCGCAGGGCGCGCTTCAAGACGCCTGCTGTTCCTCCACGTACGCTTCGCGCAAGCGCACGGGCTCCGGGGCGGTCTTGCGCAGGCGCAGGTTGAGCATCTCCACCATCACCGAGAACGCCATCGCGAAGTAGATGTAGCCCTTGCTGATGTGCTGGTCGAATCCTTCGGCGATGAGAGTCACGCCGATCAGGAGCAGGAAGCTGAGCGCCAGGATCTTCACCGTGGGGTGTCGCTCGACGAAACCGCTGATGGGCCCGGCGAACACCATCATGAACCCGACCGCGATGACCACCGCGGCGACCATGATGCTCAGCTCGTCGACCATGCCCACGGCGGTGATCACCGAATCCAGCGAGAACACGATGTCCAGCAGCATGATCTGGATCAGCACGCCGGTGAACGAGGGCAGGACTTTGCCCGCCAAGTGGCCCTCCTCGCCCTCCAGCTTGAGATGGATCTCGCGCGTGGCCTTGGTCAGCAGGAAAAGCCCGCCCACGATCAGGATCAGGTCACGGCCCGAGATCTCCTGCGCGAACACCCCGAACA
This genomic interval carries:
- a CDS encoding TerC family protein; this encodes MEWLASPEGWIALLTLTALEIVLGVDNIVFISILAGKLPSEQQPRARMVGLALAMLMRIALLFSLAWVIRLTAPLFGVFAQEISGRDLILIVGGLFLLTKATREIHLKLEGEEGHLAGKVLPSFTGVLIQIMLLDIVFSLDSVITAVGMVDELSIMVAAVVIAVGFMMVFAGPISGFVERHPTVKILALSFLLLIGVTLIAEGFDQHISKGYIYFAMAFSVMVEMLNLRLRKTAPEPVRLREAYVEEQQAS